A region from the Streptomyces sp. 3214.6 genome encodes:
- a CDS encoding alpha/beta hydrolase: MGLTSNKVLLLSVLFALSLFVGTVWLWPRLARRSWRAVSGRVGLLLATQLALFASVGLSANQAFGFYASWADLFGKETDQGVVVDHAADGGPAGPLQVVDTRRVDGGGSGRPQVGGQVQKVAVNGRTTHIATTAYVYLPPEYFDPAYRTRTFPAAVILTGYPGTAEALVNKLHYPSTARELAKDGRMQPMILVMLRPTVAPPRDTECVDIPGGPQTESFFAKDLPDAVTAHYRVGKKPGNWGIIGDSTGGYCALKLAMHHPEVYAAGVGLSAYYKAPIDPTTGDLFHGNKTLRNEADLLWYLKNRPGPNTSLLVTTSKVGESNYKATMKFIALAKGTGKTRISSIVLDSGGHNFNTWRREIPPVLQWISGRLGDR; this comes from the coding sequence GTGGGTCTCACGAGCAACAAAGTGCTGCTGTTGTCAGTGCTGTTCGCCCTCTCGCTGTTCGTCGGCACGGTATGGCTGTGGCCGCGCCTGGCCCGGCGCAGCTGGCGGGCCGTCAGCGGCCGCGTCGGCCTGCTGCTCGCCACCCAGTTGGCGCTGTTCGCGTCGGTCGGGCTCTCCGCCAACCAGGCCTTCGGCTTCTACGCCAGCTGGGCGGACCTCTTCGGCAAGGAGACCGACCAGGGCGTGGTCGTCGACCATGCGGCGGACGGGGGCCCGGCGGGGCCGCTGCAGGTCGTCGACACACGGCGCGTGGACGGCGGGGGCAGCGGGCGGCCGCAGGTGGGCGGGCAGGTCCAGAAGGTCGCCGTCAACGGGAGGACGACGCACATAGCCACGACCGCGTATGTGTATCTGCCGCCGGAGTACTTCGACCCGGCGTACCGCACGCGTACGTTCCCCGCGGCCGTCATCCTGACGGGGTACCCCGGTACGGCGGAGGCGCTCGTCAACAAGTTGCACTACCCGAGCACCGCGCGGGAGCTCGCCAAGGACGGGCGGATGCAGCCGATGATCCTGGTGATGCTGCGGCCGACGGTCGCGCCGCCGCGGGACACGGAGTGCGTGGACATCCCGGGCGGGCCGCAGACCGAGTCGTTCTTCGCGAAGGACCTGCCGGACGCCGTGACGGCCCACTACAGGGTGGGCAAGAAGCCCGGCAACTGGGGGATCATCGGCGACTCCACGGGCGGCTACTGCGCCCTGAAGCTGGCGATGCACCACCCGGAGGTCTACGCGGCCGGTGTGGGCCTTTCGGCGTACTACAAGGCGCCGATCGACCCGACCACGGGTGATCTCTTCCACGGAAACAAGACGCTGCGCAACGAGGCGGATTTGCTCTGGTATCTGAAGAACCGTCCCGGTCCGAATACCTCGCTGCTCGTCACCACCAGCAAGGTTGGAGAATCCAACTACAAGGCCACGATGAAGTTCATAGCGCTGGCGAAGGGCACGGGCAAAACCCGGATCTCGTCGATCGTTCTGGACAGCGGCGGGCACAACTTCAACACCTGGCGGCGGGAGATTCCGCCGGTGCTGCAGTGGATCAGCGGGCGGCTGGGCGACCGGTGA